The proteins below come from a single Argentina anserina chromosome 1, drPotAnse1.1, whole genome shotgun sequence genomic window:
- the LOC126784233 gene encoding probable inactive receptor kinase At5g67200 — protein MPTITLLFLLLLLLAAAVHSQPSSDAVALLSFKSHSDLDNRLLYTLNEPSDYCQWQGVKCVQGRVVRFILPSFRLRGTLAADTLTRLDQLRVLSLHNNSLSGPVPDLSSLSNLKSLFLSLNSFSGSFPPSIFTLHRLRALDISRNNFTGPIPVLVTRLDRLNSLHLEFNRFNGSFPALNNSFLTDLNVSSNNLTGPVPGTPTLSRFDTSSFQLNPGLCGEVINKACSSHSPFFESHNATSPEPLTENAQSQGVMLSPPSPTRHKKTGLVLGISIGVAFIFAGLLFVFAVIRNRKSGNEAEIRPSKPSPSSTTDPNGRIAEHEMQKEVPKLVPKIVDHFEEAAQTRVIPKSGNLVFCYGESQLYSLEQLMRASAELLGRGTIGTTYKAVLDNQLIVTVKRLDASKTAITSKEVFDRHMDAVGGLRHPNLVPVRAYFQAKGERLVMYDYQPNGSLFNLIHGSRSNRAKPLHWTSCLKIAEDVAQGLAYIHQVSTLIHGNLKSANVLLGADFEACLTDYGLAMFADSSASEDPESAGYKAPETRKSSRRATSKSDVYAFGILLLELLTGKHPSQHPPLVPMDVGEWVRAMRDDDVGDENQLGMLTEVACICSLTSPEQRPAMWQVLKMIQEVKESVMTDDNAGVGFS, from the exons ATGCCCACCATCaccctcctcttcctcctcctcctcctcctcgccGCCGCCGTCCACTCCCAGCCCTCCTCCGACGCCGTCGCCCTCCTCTCCTTCAAGTCCCACTCCGACCTCGACAACCGCCTCCTCTACACCCTCAACGAGCCCTCCGACTACTGCCAATGGCAAGGCGTCAAATGCGTCCAAGGCCGCGTCGTCCGCTTCATCCTTCCCTCCTTCCGCCTCCGCGGCACCCTCGCCGCCGACACCCTCACCCGTCTCGACCAGCTCCGCGTTCTCAGCCTCCACAACAACTCCCTCTCCGGCCCAGTCCCCGACCTCTCCTCACTCTCCAACCTCAagtctctcttcctctcccttAATTCCTTCTCCGGCTCCTTCCCTCCTTCCATCTTCACCCTCCACCGCCTCCGCGCCCTCGACATTTCCCGCAACAACTTCACCGGTCCGATCCCGGTTCTCGTGACCCGTCTCGACCGCCTTAACTCCCTCCACCTCGAGTTCAACCGCTTCAACGGCTCCTTCCCCGCTTTAAACAACTCCTTCCTCACCGACCTCAACGTTTCCTCCAACAACCTCACCGGCCCGGTCCCGGGAACCCCAACTCTCTCCCGGTTCGATACCTCCTCCTTCCAGCTCAACCCGGGTCTCTGCGGCGAGGTTATCAACAAGGCATGTAGCTCACACTCCCCATTCTTCGAATCACACAATGCCACCTCGCCGGAGCCCTTAACCGAAAACGCACAGTCGCAAGGAGTAATGCTGTCACCGCCCTCTCCGACACGGCACAAGAAAACAGGCCTTGTTCTCGGAATTTCAATCGGAGTAGCTTTTATTTTCGCCGGTCTGTTATTCGTTTTCGCAGTGATCAGAAACCGTAAGTCCGGCAATGAAGCCGAAATTAGACCCTCGAAACCGTCCCCAAGTAGTACTACGGATCCAAATGGCCGCATTGCGGAGCATGAGATGCAGAAAGAGGTGCCCAAATTGGTTCCCAAAATAGTTGATCATTTCGAAGAAGCAGCTCAGACTAGAGTGATACCGAAGAGTGGGAACTTGGTGTTTTGCTATGGGGAGAGCCAGTTGTACAGCTTGGAGCAACTGATGAGGGCCTCGGCGGAGTTACTTGGGAGAGGAACCATCGGGACGACGTACAAGGCGGTGCTGGATAACCAGCTGATAGTGACGGTGAAGAGATTGGACGCGAGCAAGACTGCCATTACGAGCAAGGAGGTTTTCGATCGGCATATGGACGCTGTGGGTGGGTTGCGCCACCCCAATTTGGTTCCGGTGAGAGCTTACTTTCAGGCCAAGGGAGAGAGGCTGGTGATGTATGATTACCAACCCAATGGGagcctcttcaatctcatccacG GTTCAAGGTCGAATAGAGCAAAGCCTCTTCACTGGACTTCGTGCTTGAAGATTGCTGAAGATGTGGCTCAGGGCCTTGCTTACATTCACCAGGTGTCGACTTTGATCCATGGCAACCTCAAATCGGCCAATGTGCTTCTGGGAGCTGACTTTGAGGCCTGTCTTACAGACTATGGGCTGGCAATGTTTGCAGACTCTTCTGCTAGTGAAGATCCTGAATCTGCAGGGTATAAAGCTCCTGAGACAAGGAAGTCCAGTCGCCGAGCCACGTCTAAGTCAGATGTCTATGCGTTTGGTATCCTCTTGCTTGAGCTTTTGACGGGTAAACATCCGTCCCAGCATCCGCCGCTTGTTCCTATGGATGTGGGAGAATGGGTGAGGGCAATGAGGGACGATGATGTTGGGGATGAAAATCAACTTGGGATGCTCACTGAGGTTGCTTGTATATGTAGTCTGACATCTCCAGAGCAGAGACCAGCAATGTGGCAAGTGTTGAAGATGATTCAGGAGGTCAAAGAGAGTGTAATGACAGATGACAATGCAGGTGTTGGATTTTCGTAG
- the LOC126784364 gene encoding protein IRX15-LIKE-like → MKNGNTKLILLHPYIQKQGSSNRLWLLTFMSLFTLAFLLTIIYTSGLYAYSTATTTTTTTANIATAALTATNAPMPTTVINTLLYYASKSNDTFKMSYSDIKPISDVLRKCSSPCNFLIFGLTHETLLWKALNHNGRTVFIDENRYYAAYMEEKHPEIDAYDVQYTTKTREMSELIKAAKEQIRNECRPVQNLLFSECKLGINDLPNHVYEVDWDLILIDGPRGDWPDSPGRISPIFTSGVLARSKKGGSGKTHVFVHDFRRNVERVCGEEFLCRENLVEESATMGHYVVERMEETSFQFCRNNNNNNNNNHREVTSTSANNSSSS, encoded by the coding sequence ATGAAGAACGGCAACACCAAGCTGATTCTTCTCCACCCTTACATCCAAAAGCAAGGGAGCTCCAACCGGCTATGGCTTCTCACCTTCATGTCCTTGTTCACCCTCGCCTTTCTCCTCACAATCATATACACCAGCGGATTGTACGCATATTCAACAGCAACTACAACAACCACCACAACTGCTAATATAGCCACCGCCGCCCTAACCGCCACCAACGCTCCAATGCCGACCACCGTGATCAACACACTCCTCTATTACGCATCGAAATCAAACGACACGTTCAAAATGTCATACTCCGATATCAAACCCATCTCGGACGTACTAAGAAAATGCTCCTCCCCATGTAACTTCTTAATCTTCGGCCTCACCCACGAGACCCTTCTCTGGAAAGCCCTAAACCACAACGGCCGGACGGTCTTCATCGACGAGAACCGCTACTATGCCGCCTACATGGAAGAAAAGCACCCTGAAATCGACGCCTACGATGTTCAATACACGACCAAGACTAGAGAGATGTCAGAGTTGATCAAGGCCGCGAAAGAACAGATCAGAAACGAGTGCCGGCCGGTTCAGAATCTCTTGTTCTCAGAATGCAAGCTCGGAATCAATGATCTTCCAAACCATGTCTACGAGGTGGACTGGGACTTGATCTTGATCGACGGGCCGAGAGGAGACTGGCCTGATTCTCCCGGTAGGATCTCTCCCATCTTCACCTCCGGCGTTCTGGCCCGGAGCAAAAAAGGCGGGAGCGGGAAGACTCACGTGTTCGTTCATGACTTCAGGAGAAACGTGGAGAGGGTTTGCGGGGAAGAGTTTCTTTGCCGAGAGAATTTGGTGGAGGAAAGCGCAACGATGGGGCATTATGTGGTGGAGAGGATGGAGGAGACTAGCTTCCAGTTCTGccgcaacaacaacaacaacaacaacaacaaccacCGTGAAGTGACGTCAACTTCGGCGAataactcttcttcttcttag